Proteins co-encoded in one Dreissena polymorpha isolate Duluth1 chromosome 12, UMN_Dpol_1.0, whole genome shotgun sequence genomic window:
- the LOC127852550 gene encoding uncharacterized protein LOC127852550, producing the protein MSRLREAQKKVKAELAAQISNLEVEITACWVELQVRWLEEAVSALPTVQDVVRDIGVCMDESTVGGNDETSRVGDVVSLVLPTVQRVVRDIGVFTDDSTQGDNDEIGCVDDAVPLALPTVCEVVRHIGVCTDISTEGGNGETVGVGGREDKFTEGVDDAVPLALPTVCEVVRHIGVCTDISTEGGNGETVGVGGREDKFTEGVDDAVPLALPTVCEVVRHIGVCTDISTEGGNGETVGVGGREDKFTEGVDDAVPLALPTVCEVVRHIGVCTDISTEGGNGETVGVGGREDKFTESSLLEKMLVISQHEDE; encoded by the exons ATGAGTAGACTCCGCGAGGCCCAGAAAAAGGTAAAGGCCGAGCTGGCCGCCCAAATATCCAACTTGGAGGTGGAGATTACGGCTTGCTGGGTGGAGCTCCAGGTTAGGTGGCTGGAAGAAGCCGTCAGTGCGTTGCCGACAGTGCAAGATGTCGTCCGTGACATTGGGGTGTGCATGGACGAGAGCACTGTAGGAGGCAACGATGAGACTAGCCGCGTCGGTGATGTAGTTTCGTTGGTGCTGCCGACAGTACAAAGAGTCGTCCGTGACATTGGGGTGTTCACCGACGATAGTACTCAAGGAGACAACGATGAGATTGGCTGCGTCGATGATGCGGTTCCGTTGGCGCTACCAACAGTTTGcgaagttgtccgtcacattggggtgtgtACCGACATAAGCACTGAAGGAGGCAACGGTGAGACTGTCGGCGTCGGCGGCAGAGAAGACAAGTTCACCGAAGGCGTCGATGACGCGGTTCCGTTGGCGCTACCAACAGTTTGcgaagttgtccgtcacattggggtgtgtACCGACATAAGCACTGAAGGAGGCAACGGTGAGACTGTCGGCGTCGGCGGCAGAGAAGACAAGTTCACCGAAGGCGTCGATGACGCGGTTCCGTTGGCGCTACCAACAGTTTGcgaagttgtccgtcacattggggtgtgtACCGACATAAGCACTGAAGGAGGCAACGGTGAGACTGTCGGCGTCGGCGGCAGAGAAGACAAGTTCACCGAAGGCGTCGATGACGCGGTTCCGTTGGCGCTACCAACAGTTTGcgaagttgtccgtcacattggggtgtgtACCGACATAAGCACTGAAGGAGGCAACGGTGAGACTGTCGGCGTCGGCGGCAGAGAAGACAAGTTCACCGAAAGC AGTTTACTAGAAAAGATGCTGGTGATAAGTCAGCATGAGGACGAATGA
- the LOC127852551 gene encoding monoglyceride lipase-like — protein sequence MGIDWNPRLDGTNRPRRLRGNLSASRVGSSVGHGQSEGTRGLVGDFMEYVQDVIYHIELVKKKFPQKPVFLLGHSMGGAVSILAAMSKPNYFKGVVLIGPAITPDKDSATCFKVFALKIAARIFPQLVVAKIDPLKISRDEAFVKRYKEDPLVFYETVKCGWALAYLHALAQITSSFQDMTWPFIVIHGSEDTICEMEGSQLLYDKAASKDKQIKIFDGAFHQVHNDTPEVKKETQKTISQWIAERL from the exons atgggcatcgacTGGAATCCACGTCTGGacggcaccaatcgtcctcgtcgtcttcgagggaacttgtCGGCTTCacgcgtcggctcgtcgg TGGGCCATGGGCAGAGTGAGGGAACGAGGGGGCTTGTCGGTGATTTCATGGAGTATGTACAAGATGTCATCTACCACATAGAACTTGTGAAAAAGAAGTTTCCACAGAAACCCGTCTTCCTTCTTGGCCATTCAATG GGTGGAGCAGTGTCGATATTAGCAGCCATGTCCAAGCCGAACTACTTCAAAGGGGTGGTACTGATTGGCCCTGCGATAACACCAGACAAAGATTCGGCAACATGTTTCAAA GTTTTTGCTCTAAAAATAGCTGCGCGGATTTTCCCACAGCTGGTTGTTGCAAAAATTGATCCTCTAAAAATATCCCGGGATGAGGCCTTT GTCAAACGTTATAAGGAAGACCCGTTGGTGTTTTACGAGACTGTCAAATGTGG GTGGGCTTTGGCATATCTCCATGCGCTGGCACAGATCACCTCAAGTTTCCAAGACATGACATGGCCTTTCATAGTTATTCACGGGTCAGAGGACACAATATGTGAAATGGAGGGCTCACAACTCCTGTATGATAAGGCAGCCAGCAAAGACAAGCAGATCAAA ATATTTGATGGGGCTTTCCATCAAGTGCACAACGATACCCCAGAAGTGAAAAAGGAAACGCAAAAGACAATTTCACAGTGGATAGCAGAGAGACTTTAG